The DNA region agccctgctcagctctgccgtctggtggtgctggggattgaatctgaggcctcagagcctcaagcaggaaagtcttttgcaaagccatcatgctgggagtcgggcggtagcgcagtgggttaagcgcacgtggcgcaaagcgcaaggaccggcataaggatcccggttcgagcccccggctctccacctgcaggggagtcgctgcccaggcggtgaagcaggtctgcaggtgtctgtctttctctccccctctctgtcttcccctcctctctccatttctctctgtcctatccaacaacaacgacatcaataacaacaataactgctacaacaataaaacaacaagggcaacaaaagggaataaataaataaataagtaaatataaaaaataaaataaaaaccatcatgctgtctccccaactcgGTTTCTTCCTTTAATAATTTATCGATTTACGAattagtaaaagagagagagaaaaaggagaaccagaacatccctTTGGCACATATGAGATCTCAAAACTCCcagatttatttttccctcttaccCACTGGTTGCCAAGTCctcccattttttcccccttttgttgcccttgttgcttatcattgttgtcgttgttgaataggacagacagaaatggagagaggaggggaagacagagagggggagagaaagacagacacctgcagacctgcttcaccgcctgggaagcgactcccctgcaggtggggagccggggggctcgaaccgggatcctgacgccagtccttgtgctttgcaccacatgtgccccacccgctgcgccaccgcccaactccctgctcattttttaaaaaattctttatttattgattgatgagaaagataggaggagagagaaagagccagacatcactctggtacatgtgctggcagggatcgaactcaagacctcatgcttgagagtccagtgttttatccatgatgccacctcctggatcacaaggATTTATtgattactggacagagacagagagaaattgagaggggagggagagatagagagggagagagacaactgcagccctgcttcacaacttgtgaagcttttcccttcaggtggggaccaggggcttgaacctggttccttgtgcacagcaatgtgtgtgctcaaccaggtgtgccatcacctgcccccctgccataacttctttagccagtcacctgttgCTGAGATCCCCAGATTTGAACCTCCCATCTGGTGCCCCCTCTACCTCCCACTCCCATTTGCAGGGGTCTACTCCTTTGGCCTCTTCACCACGACTATTTTCGCCAAcgcgggccaggtggtgacggGCAACCCCACGCCCCACTTCCTGTCCGTCTGTCGCCCCAACTACACGGCCCTAGGCTGCTCGCCACCCTCCCGGGACCACCCGGGACCTGACCGCTTTGTCACAGACCAGGGAGCCTGTGCCGGCAGCCCCAGCCTGGTGGCCGCTGCGCGCCGCGCCTTTCCCTGCAAGGACGCGGCCCTTTGTGCCTACGCCGTCACTTACACAGCGGTGAGCCCTGGAATTGGGGTGCTGGGGGGCGCAGGGACCCCAGGCAAGGTGATAGCCAGCTCGCGAGGACCATGGACAGCTCCTGGAGAGGCCACGCCCCCAAGGAGGACTCCGCCCCACGGATTGGTTCCCTCCTTCTGAGCAGACCACGCCCCATGATAGACCACGCCCCTCCATTGGACTCCACCCCCTAGAGCTGGAGGACAGAATAGACTGTGTGATCCAGGCCCTGGGATGGATTGGTGTCTGCCATGTGCTTCAGGCCACGCCCCACTCTAGGACACGCCCGTTGTGGGCGTGGCAACTCAACTGGCTGGGACGTGACCCTCTGATTGGCTCCTCTCTTGGAGCCCCGGCCACACCCCCACTTTGCCTCCCTCCCCATTGTAGGCCACGCCCCCAAAGGGGTGTAGCAACCCAATTGGCCCTGGGCTCCGCCTGCTGATTGGCTAATGCCTTGTGCTCCAGACCATGCCCCCATGCTGGACTCTGGTTTCCCCTAGAGGGCGTGGTCAAAGAACAGtccccgccccctccttgtccAAGCCACGCCCCCTTGTGACCCATGCTCCCTTTGCTCTCTGACCATTGAGCTTCCTCACCCATGATGCCAGAACCAGCTAGATTCTGTgtgtccccaccctgcccccagcttaacctttgtccccacaacctgccTACGGTTTGGAGGACTGGGCTCTCCAGCCTTTTGCTTAGCTTCTCACCCTGTCTGTGGTCCCCTGGGATTTaagagaaattattattattataatcttttattaatttgatagagacagacagaaatggagaggaagcggggagagagacagggagagagacagagagacacctgcaaccctgttcaccatttgtgaagctttcccccctacaggtggagaccgggggcttgaaccctggtccttgcatgttaTACCATGTGGGCTCAGTCAGATGTGCCAACACCCAACACCCCTAGCAACGGATATTTTTTGGGGGGTCCACCTcctagagatgtgtgtgtgtgtgttgttggggGGGGATCTAACTCCGTCCAGGCTCTGGCCACGTCCCCAACCCCATTCTTGCTCCAATGTGGTTTCATTCCCTGGAATGTCTGGGGTCACGGAGGCAGTGCCCACCTGAGGGTTCGGCCAGAGCACCCCCTGATctgcgcccccaccccaccccacccccacagatgtACGTGACCCTCGTGTTCCGGGTGAAGGGGTCCCGCCTGGTGAAGCCCTCGCTCTGCCTGGCGCTGCTGTGCCCCGCATTTCTGGTGGGCGTGGTCCGCGTGGCCGAGTACCGCAACCACTGGTCCGATGTGCTGGCGGGCTTCCTCACTGGGGCGGCCATCGCCACCTTCCTGGTGAGCGCCCCCCACATTCCCACCTGGCCCTGCATCAGGGGAACCCCAGGGTCCAGGCAGGAAAGGGCCTTAGGCTCATCGCTGCGTGTTGGGGCCCTCTTGGTGAAGACTCAGTAGTTTGTTTGTGTGCAAAACCTCAGACTGAGGGTGGGGGGACACAGCagggtggttctgcaaaaaagtctctccagcctgaggctccgaggtcccaggttcaatcccctgtaccaccatcagccagagttgagtagggctctggggaaaaataaagattttcaaaattaaaaaaccgggggcgggtggtggtgcacctggttaaatgcacgttacaatgcacaaggccctgggttcaagcccccggtccccacctgcgagggtgggggggtgggaaagctttgcgagtggtgaagcggggctacaggtgtctctgtgactctttccctctctatctccccttctgtcttgatttctagctgtttctatcaaattaaaagtaaaaaaccaAAAAGCACCTCAGGTTTACATTGTGATTGAAGCGTTTGGGGAGACAGCAGgctggttctgcaaaacactctccttcctgaggctctggggtcccaggttcagtccccaccaccctcctcctctgcttcttgctgcttcttcttcttcttcttcttcttcttcttcttcttcttcttcttcttcttcttcttcttcttcttcttcctcttcctcctcttcttcttctcctcctcctcctcctcctccctttttctcttctctctcccaccctccccctcctccaaccAGAGTCTCAGTTCTCCTTATCTGACTGGCATTCAGAcaactggagcttcccccagtgctgtggtactCACATGTGGCACCTGGGAcatatcccccccacacacaccccaattcCAGGTCACGTGTGTGGTGCACAACTTCCAGAGCCGGCCGGCCTCTGTGCGAAGGCTCCCTGCCTGGGACGACCTGCGGCCAGCCCCCACTGTGGACAGCACCCTCGAAAAGTTAAGTGTAGCCCAGGTAAGGGGGGGCCGGGGGCCGCGCCCGGCTGGagagggtggtgggtggtggggggtcAGGCAGCCGAGGAGGAGGCAAGAAATCTGGGGGGGGGCAAAGGGGTTCTGTGGACTGGGTGCAGGGGGGGCAGAAGCATGGACCCCATTTTCTGCCTCCCTTGGGGGCGTGGCTGAGCCTGCAGGGAGGCGCCTGGGTGGACCTGGCCTGGGTTTCTgtcccccccatcccaccccctgcgtgaggggaggggctgtgaccCCGCAGGGCCCTGGGGGGCCTCTAGCCCCTTTCCCCCTCACCTCTGTCTCAGGAACCCGAGACCTGCAAGCCGCATGCGACACCGGCAAGGCTCCCCACATCCAGTGAGTgtcgtggggggagggggctacggtgggaggggggagtgggggtgaggggagagataATGGGGTCTCCTTGAGGAGAGGAATGGAGGAGGCAGGCTGTGGGGACCCCTTGAGGAGAGAGATAGGGGGCCAGGGGGAGTAATTGGGGGACaaagatggggatgggggctggggggagtcCTTGGGGAGAAAGATGGGGGCTGGAGGGAGTAATTGGGGGACAAAAAATGGGGAACAGGGGGAGTAATTGGGAGAcaaagatgggggccagggagagTAATTGGGGACAAAAATGTGGGTCAGGGGGAGTCCTTGGGGAGAAAGATGGGGCCTGGGGGGAGTAATTGGGGGAcaaagatgggggccagggggagTCCTTGGGGAGAGACATGGGGGTCAAGGGGTCCCCATGGGGAGAAAGATGGAGCAAGGAGGTccttgggaaagagagatggggcggGGGGACTCGTTGGGGAGAGGATAAGGGGTGGCGGGTCCCTGGGGGAGGGATGCCTGCCGGATCCCgcgacccccgccccccccccagagccGCAGAGCTGCGCCCGCCGTGGCCACCTGATGTCCAGCTGCGTGTCGTCGCGGGCCCCGGCCCTGTGCTCGTCGCCCCGCGTCCCCCGACCCCGCCTGCGGTCCGAGCCCtccgccctgcccctgcccctgcccgcccccggccccggccccgccccgggTCCCGCACCCTCGTCCCCCGGCCCCGGGGGtcccggcgggggcggcgggcggggccGCAAGCTGCTGCTGCCCACGCCGCTGCTGCGGGACCTCTACACCCTCAGCGGACTGTACCCCTCGCCCTTCCACCGCGACAACTTCAGCCCCTACCTGTTCGCCAGCCGCGACCACCTGCTGTGACCCCCAGACCCCTCCCGACCCCCCAAGACCCCTTACCGCACCCCCAGGCCCTGCCTGCCACGGGCACCGCCCGGAgccccccacagccccccacagcccccaccaACAACCAGGTCCGGGCAGCAGAGAGGGGGGCTGGATGGATTTAGAGGgcgccctcaccccacccccaaatggaAAGGGGCACAACTGGGAGGTGGGCCCACCTGTCTCCGGGGTTGTCCTTTTAAAGGGCGAAGGCCGATCCCATGGATCAGGGCTCAGCCAATGGGAGCCCCTGATCTCCAAATTGTAACCAAAGGGAGTTTGCTCCAGCCAATGGGAGTTGCTCCttttgcttcattgatctttaCGAGGCctaggttgtcttttttttttttttttcttttctttttaaaaaatatttatttatttatttattcccttttgttgcccttgttgttttattgttgtggttattattgttgttgatgatgttgttgttgttggctaggacggagagaaatggagagaggaggggaagacagagagagggggagagaaagacagacacctgcagacctgcttcaccgcctgggaagcgactcccctgcaggtggggagccgggggctcgaaccgggatcctcatgccggtccttgtgctttgcgccacgtgtgcttaacccactgtgctaccactcgacacccctatttatttacttttattttattttaaaaatttttattatttattggatagggacagagagaaattgagagaggaggggcagatagagagggagagagacagagagacacctgcagccctgcttcaccacttgggaagcttttcccctgcaggtggggaccaggggcttgaacctgtgtccttgcgcactgtaatgtgtgcgcctaaccagatgcgccaccgcctggcccttattttatttatttttgtttgttttgtttgcctcccgggttatcgctggggctgggttccggcactatgaatccaccgctcctggtggacattttcctccatttcatttgctaggacagagagaagatgagaaaagggagagaggcagagagggggagagacagagacacctgaagacctgactcacagcttgtgaagcaacccccctgcaggtgtagagccgcaggctcgaacccggatccttgtgcgggtccctaCGCTTCCTACAGTGGCGCTTAACCCGTAGCACCACCGCCctgctccctttttaattttttttgaacatttaaaaaaattctctttatttttttttttttttttacccacagagctatgctcagctctggcttctggtcatgctgggattaaacctgggagctcagagcctcaggcttgaaagttattgattcttgttgttgttatgatgatATCTGGCCTCATCtgtgcaattccactgctccagcACTTATGATcgtatttatttatgtctttattttttccatttcagagagagagagagactccataaCTATAAATagagaagggggtaatagagagggaaagagagggcccgcgtggtgacacacctggttgaggacatatGTTACAATaggtaaggacctgagttcaagcccccggtcccacctgcagggggacagcttcacgagtggtgaagcagggctgcaggggtctctctgtctctctcttacaagCTGTTAGGGCTCCAACTTGACTCCTGCAAAGGAAGCCACAGACCCTACCCTGTGAGACCCATAGTCCACAAGTCACACCTTAAACAACTGTTACTGGTGTCTTAGTCAATTATCAGACATAGGTTTTTTACAATTCtgatttccagagccctgctcagctctggcttctgctggtgctgggtattgaacctgggacctcagagcctcacagaGGAAAGtccatttgcagaaccatcatgccgtctccccagctccctttacattctttcctttatttttttatcttccccttcagATCTTAGAGGGTTGGTAGGTATGATTCCAGTCCGTAGGGGAACCCCTATATCTGGCAGGggaaatgtggggggggggaggaagatggGTGATCTTTTTCCCTGCCATGTGAGTCCTCGAGTCTCAGGATCCCGTCCACGGTCCTTCATCCCCCCTTGACACAACCTCTCATCCAGCGCCACCCCCACTTTCCTCCACATGCAGGATTCATGTGGGGGTTCAGGGTgctgtgtctccctgtctccggGTCACCCCCCAAAACCTTGTTCTTCATGAGGGCTGTGGaaaagactatttttttcttctcagaaACACCCCTGTTTTTTCACCGTGCCCCTCCCCAAATGCCTCAGCCTCAtttaggggaggaggggtagagagggctTCCCGTCCCTGGGGAGGGGGCGGCCAAAGGCAGTGGGCAGAGGAGACACTGCCCCCTTTCCCAGCCTTCCATCTTTAATAAACACCTGTTTGTAACAGAAACCTGGTAACATGCTGTCCTTGGTCACATGACTCTGCAGACACGTGAAAATGCCAACCGTGGAGATgcagatgggggtcaggcgggggcgcacctggttgagcgctcgcgttacagggcacaaggactcgagttcaagcccctggtctccacctgcacggggaaagcttcacgagtgatggagcaagtctgcaggtgtctctctgtctccctgtctatctccccctcacctctcaatttctctctgtgtctattcaataataaaaaagtaataataataaaagagagacagagacagcccaATGCTGGCTCTCCCATTCATACCGTAACATCTGGAATATGGGGTCTTGAGATTGTTGGTTTGAGTGTAATTAACCTCTCTGTGTCCTAGTTTCCAGTCAGTGCAGAGAAACCTGAAAGCCTCATGatgggtgaggcagggctgtggggtctctcctctctcagcaccctgcacagcacccagggagccccatggagggtgggcagggctgtgtggtctctcctctctcagcaccaggcacagcacccagggagcccatggagggtgggcagggctgtggggtctctcctctctcagcaccatgcacagcacccagggagcccatggagggtgggcagggctgtggggtctctcctctctcagcaccaggcacagcacccagggagcccaatgagggtgggcagggctgtggggtctctcctctctcagcaccctgcacagcacccagggagccccatggagggtgggcagggctgtggcgtctctcctctctcagcaccctgcacagcacccagggagcccatggagggtgggcagggctgtggggtctctcctctctcagcaccatggacagcacccatggagcccatggagggtgggcagggctgtggggtctctcctctctcagcaccatggacagcacccagggagccccatg from Erinaceus europaeus chromosome 23, mEriEur2.1, whole genome shotgun sequence includes:
- the PLPPR2 gene encoding phospholipid phosphatase-related protein type 2 isoform X2, with amino-acid sequence MAGARPQLKRSFSIIPCFVFVESVLLGVVVLLAYRLEFTDTFPVHAQGFFCYDSTYAKPYPGPEAASRAPPALIYALVTAGPTLTILLAELARAFFPAAPSAIPAIPESTIVSGACCRFSPSLRRLVRFLGVYSFGLFTTTIFANAGQVVTGNPTPHFLSVCRPNYTALGCSPPSRDHPGPDRFVTDQGACAGSPSLVAAARRAFPCKDAALCAYAVTYTAMYVTLVFRVKGSRLVKPSLCLALLCPAFLVGVVRVAEYRNHWSDVLAGFLTGAAIATFLVTCVVHNFQSRPASVRRLPAWDDLRPAPTVDSTLEKNPRPASRMRHRQGSPHPSRRAAPAVAT
- the PLPPR2 gene encoding phospholipid phosphatase-related protein type 2 isoform X1, yielding MAGARPQLKRSFSIIPCFVFVESVLLGVVVLLAYRLEFTDTFPVHAQGFFCYDSTYAKPYPGPEAASRAPPALIYALVTAGPTLTILLAELARAFFPAAPSAIPAIPESTIVSGACCRFSPSLRRLVRFLGVYSFGLFTTTIFANAGQVVTGNPTPHFLSVCRPNYTALGCSPPSRDHPGPDRFVTDQGACAGSPSLVAAARRAFPCKDAALCAYAVTYTAMYVTLVFRVKGSRLVKPSLCLALLCPAFLVGVVRVAEYRNHWSDVLAGFLTGAAIATFLVTCVVHNFQSRPASVRRLPAWDDLRPAPTVDSTLEKLSVAQEPETCKPHATPARLPTSKPQSCARRGHLMSSCVSSRAPALCSSPRVPRPRLRSEPSALPLPLPAPGPGPAPGPAPSSPGPGGPGGGGGRGRKLLLPTPLLRDLYTLSGLYPSPFHRDNFSPYLFASRDHLL